CCCTTGTTTTTAAGGTTTTGATCGTTTTGGTTCCTTGGTATCATGACAAGCCAATTTTGCCtcttaaatttaaaaatatggTTAAGGAGAtccttttgatggaaatttgAGTTGCTAATGAAGTGAAGAGACCATTTAGTGCCTTTCGTGTCACATCCGTCTCAACACTATattaaagtttcaaaaaatctcaaataagTCATAAAACTCATAAAACAAACCCCAAAACTCTTTATCgtgaagaaaataaatttttataactttaaaataaatcaaacaCAATACCTTAAACATAATTATGGAATTTGTGCCATTTTCGAGTTGAAATATCATGAAAAGGAGTAccaaaaggtgaaagaaaaatgCATAAACTTATGTTTGACATAGTATTAAAAACTTTTATTTCATTATATTGAAGAGTTTTGGGTGAGTTTAGGCTTTTAGGATTTTATTTGAATGCTTGGTGTTTTCTGCGAGATGGCACGAAGTACCCTCTAAGGTCTCTTAACTCCATTAACAACTCTAAATTAGCCTTGACCAAATTCttcaaatttaagaaaaattggtTCGCCATAATACAAAGGGACTATTTTGTTAATACATTGGAGATAAGAAACCAGATTAATTAATTTTTGTTGTTTGCGTAACTCAAGGGATTTCTCCGTTAGCTTCCCACAATTTTGCTACATTAGTCTCTTTTGATGGAGATAGAGCACCAACTCACAGTTGTATTAGAACTTCACTTACGCTATAATCGTTAGGATTTTCTTATATTCATCCGACTACTCAATAAGTATCCTATTTTATAATAACTATCCTACACCTCTTCAAAGCCTGATAAGATGAAGAAAATCTCTTTACTAGCATCTTAATGCCTTATATCCAGTATTGAGGGAAAAAATTTAATCACATTACAGTCTGAGAATTTGAATCCAGCAATTTCACGGTCTGATGTAGTCACCCCAAGTAGGTTCTCCAGTAAAACAGGGTAGTGAGGCAAAATGTACATCAAATAGGTCAATTGTCGAGCCCCTCGGGGTTCGGTTCCGTGGTTGTAGCCCCAGTTGGGGGAGAGCCACGTCCAGGGATCGAGTCCCCGTTCTACCGTGGCTGGTGATGCTTGAGGCGGGCCGCTCCCAGCCCGCAGTGGGATTAGTTGGGCCGTACGGTAACCAGTCCATGGGTCCAGATACCCActgtgatgaaaaaaaaaaataataggcCAATTGTCGATCTTTGATTATGTCTACACTTTCAAAAGATAGGCTTAATCATATTAGTGGAAATAACTCATAGTTCATCATATATTAATTTGCTATTCAATTTAGTTTGAATACATGATCAATGTTATTGTATGCCAAAAAAGATTGAGgatacttttgacctagttctTTGCACTAACTTGAAATCTTCCAATTGTTCTTTCTTTGATGCACTTGCAAAATCTCCTGCAAAAGTAAAATAACTCAGTTGGTGAATTTTGGCTAACTGAGAGGCCCCATCTTCTTTTTACTTCTTTAGCACAAGCGAAGAATGAATTTATGCATAATAACCGTGTGATTCTaatgagatatgatttttttggttttgcatGCTGGTTAAACAATTGTTCAAGCTCTTATCTTGGTTTTTGATACTTCACCGGTATGTGGATGTTACTGCTAAAGAAATTTACATTTGTCATTAgaagaattttctattttatgacTGGCAAGTGATTTGGTATCTTAGCAGTTCATCGATTTTGGTGCTTTGTTTACAATTTAATTGGCTTCAATGGTCCATACATATAGGAACTTGGAATTTACCCTTTTATTTCCTTTTGCATGAGCAAAGATTAGTAATTTTTAATCATAATTTTCGATTCCTCTATTCTGGCCATAGTGAAGAAATCTACCTTTTTGTACTTGTGTATATGCACACCAAACATCATTGGGCTGTCTACTTTTGACATTATTCTTGAATTACTCAGTTTAGAATGTGTATTAGCTGCTGGAAGCAAATGCATCATCGTTGGCAATTACCAAACAGAAAATATGCATGCCATTACTATTTTCACTGAAATTAGCATCTAACTTATAATGATCTAATTAAAGGTTAACCACATTGGTTTTGACTAGAACTAAGAGATCACTAGCCCTCTTATTTTTGGATTTGCATTAATCCAGTATCATCAAACTTCTTCAAATGGGCTCTTTAGCTACTAACCCCTTCAAAAATAATTTAGGCTTACGGTTCTGTTGATGTCGCAATTGCAGGAGGTTCAGAAGATAACGAAAGGCTCATCTAAGATTTCTTAAGGTGTTTGGCTTATATTGCTAGATTTACTTAATCTATTTTCATTCTTCTCCGATGTCATTATTGTTAAAGTTCAATTCATAAGTTGGTTGTGTTagaaaattggcttaatttctttttagATAGGTTTTTGTTTTGTGCaaaagtaactagtttcctaattggttttagttactcGGAATAGTAGCCaagaaatttcttattttgtttagaattagaagttatttcttattttctacaagtctaggaattagaattaatttcctgttgttatttggattttttgaccaaataatatttttataaataggtgggttggcaTACTATAAAAGAGACACATAAGGGCACACAAGGACGACATGTAACCTTATACATGGGTGGTGAGAGAGAGTTCTTAGGAGATGAGAAATGGTATACAAAGGTTGGACTTGAGTTCGAGTTGTATTCCTGTATAAggtttttctctcataataaataacaagtttctctccgtggacgtaggttcAATGGAGTCAAActacgttaaatattgtgtgttgtttattttttatacttgtggcttgtttctcattaaattattgTGTACTTGATATCTTAATAGTTATTTATTCTGCATTTAGTTCCTAACAAATGGTATCAGAACTTGATTGCGAGATTGGGCTGCTCACAAGCACTTGGATCCCAACAAACTGAATAGTTGGATCAAGAGTTTGGTTGTTCAAGGATGGATCCTAGTTAGCTATTGAGATCAAGTAGGTTGGTGACTGTTaccaattgaacaatttaatggGCGGTATCCTTATTTCAAGAGTTTGGCAAAAAAGCATTGACGGTGAATGATGAAAAGTCGAAAAGCATGGAGATACTTGACGGTGAATCTAGGCAGATGATTCAAGAGTCAAGGAAAATGTGGAATCCAATATCGATTTTGGACGTGAATCGGTGGAGACTTTCTTACAACTTCAACGGTTGATACTTCATCTCGGTGATTTTTAGATTTCGCTTATGTTTTTTGAGTGGTACGGCACGTgtcccaaaaaaataaagagatttAATTTCTATGCGCTAGAAGACTCTGACAGTTACGAGTCTTTTGTTTCAGGTGAATTTTTGGAAACCACACGTGGCGAGATAGTCTTGAGGAAGGGAAGAAGTATGATGATTTTATCACTTGGTTGCCTCAATGATTAAGGTTAGAGCTCATACAAGGAGATTTTGGGTTGCAAGTGGTGGTGAGAAGAAATCCTgtaaagaaaaatggtgaattgaGGCATCTTCTCACGAATCAACTGGAGGTTGTACTAGGTGTAAATACACATATTCATTTGGCAATTAAATCAATTTGGTATCAGAACTGTATTGATTCGGGTGTGTAGTTCggtaccatattatttggtagttgaaaGTAAATaattgttaaaagaaattttcgccaagatagagatttgttaggaaattgatttaatttcttttcagacaggtttttgttttgtgtagaagtaactagtttcctaattggttttagttacttgaaatagtagcCAAGGAATTTCCTATTTTGTTTAGGATTAAAAATTATTTCCTATTCTATACAAGTCTAGAAATTAGAATTGGTTTcctattattatttaattttttggccaaataatattctttataaataggtgggttggcatactacaaagAGACACACAAAAGCACACAAGAGACgacatgtagccttatacatgggtgGTGAGAGAGGATTTTtaggagatgagagatggtatacaaagGTTGAATTGGGGTTCAAGTTGTGTTCTTGTATAGAATTTTTCTCTTATAATAAAGAACGAGTTTCTCTCTGTAGATGTAGGTTCAATGGTGGAGCCGAACCATATTAAAAAATAGTGTGTCATTTATCTTTCATGTTTGTGGCTTGTTTCTCATTAAATTGTAGCgtacttgatatctcaatagttgtttattcCATGTTTGGATCCTAACAGACTGCTAAACCAAGATTGATGTAATTGCGTCCTGTAAGAGAGTTTGCAATTCAATTGATTAAGGGAAGAACAGAGAAAATCCCTGAAAATGGGAATTAAAGGAAacaaaggaaaccctaaaactagTTTCCAAGAACAATTCTGTCGAAgacagaaaacaaagaaaatagtATCAAAGGCTATATCGTTATTTAGGAAACAAGAAGCACTTGAAGGTGAATGTTGCAGAAAGTAGAAGATCCCACTACAATTTACTAATTCAAGGAGCTGTaattaagaaagaaagaagacaaCTCAGAGAATTAGGGATTGTTATTAATTGATGAATGAGTAGGAAGAATGTAGATGAAGATGATAATCAATTACAAGTAATGGAAATCGGAAATCCAAGAACTGCCTTCAACTTACCACCCTCCTCTCTTTTATTCGGCTACTACACTTGTCCAAGTCAGCTAATTCATTACAACCAACCGACATACAAGAATTATAAGGATTTATTCATTAAGTCCCTATCATACTCgctttattacaaaaaaaaaaaaaaaaaaaaccctatcAATAAAACTAAGGTAACAAacaatgttttcagaaccggaccggaccggccggttcgaccggttggaccgcgaaccggccatgtcaCCGGTCCGGTCTAATGCTAAAGCCGGAAGTTCATGGAGAACCGTTGAAACCCGGACGAACCGGACGAACCGTGCGAACCGTTAAGAACCGTGAACCGGCggttttttaaattcttcaacaaaatatcaAGAATGGTGTAGCTAAGATTCGAACCTGGGTCTCCAAGTTTGGATATGACAATCTCACCGCTAGACTGTAGTTaaatttgttgagaattctacttgactaaaaaatatattaaaacatcaagttcttctcttttttttttttcaattttttcttcttaaccatttttaacccaaatatccacaacaagattttctcaagtcttcaccattattatcaggttattatctttagcaaattgtaaacaagttgaaaatttcaacttttcttgttttccaacatcttagtaagtttaatttttttcttttcaaggtttttttttctatattattatctttagttgattttttgcattttcttctttttcccctcaattttcatatgtttccctcatttttgttttatttttattcgattaattaaggatgaaatttttgcaaaagtagtgcacatccgtgtaggaattgggtaggaattacaaataataacattGGGCTGGTAAAAAATATGGTAGTTGGCACATAATCGAAGCTATtgataattgaatttaaaataattaatggtataggatcattgaatttaatataacatgttaattagtaatgtttagtagcaattaattttttatgtgtttaactgtatatttgtttttcaaaaatttttagttttttttagtttgagcaattagatttatatttttataataaaattttaactttttcatcttaagttgatgaaattgtgaaggtggtGTGGTTGCTTATCAGGCCACTGATAAAAGTTTGCTATTCAAATAGTTTGTCTTAACTTGAActcttttatggatttttttaagggttgtaaaagaatttcaatatttaatttatttattttttgtgtttttatttgtgataattggtgaacatttggattgtatctatttatgtttataatgaatttatgaaaacttatggtgaattatgatattttaattatatttatcattccatgttttatgtataatttttagaaaatttattattatcataactTAAATTAAGTTATGTTGGTAAAGTTCAAGTGTAGAATGAAACCTACTTAgtacttaacaaaaaaaaaaaaaaaaaaaaaaaaaaaaaaaacagtgaacCTTTGAACCGGCCGGTtggaccggtcggaccggtcgaaccgcgaaccggccacctCTCCGGTTCACtgaccggtccgagtttaaaaacattggtaACAAATACTTCCCCCTCAGAGAATCCTTGTCCTCAAGGATTAAATTCAGGAAATTGTTGTTTAAGGTCAAACCAGAATTCCCAGATAGCATCTTCAAGAAAAGAATTGCTTCACTATGCCAAAACTTTTGTAGCAAGAGAGTTACCACATTTCACCAATTTCTGATCAAGTATGGCTATAGGCTCCATTAATAATTATCCCTGTGTATTGATTGTGTATTGATTGCAAAAGGAATGTGTGAGGTAACTAGTGAGTGCCCACTTTCTTCTTTAGAAGAGATACATAAAAAATAGAGTGTATTTTTGCCATATTAGGCAGCTAAAGCTGATATGCAACAGGGTGTACTCTTTTGATCACTTGGAAAGGTCCAAAAAACTTAGAAGCTAACTTCTGACAAGAGTGTACCTTCAAAGAGTGTTGCCTCTACAGTTGTAGTTTCACATATACCCAATCTCTTGCTGAGTACTGTCTATCAGACCTGTGTTGGTCAGCTTGTTGCTCCATCCTATTTTGTGCCTTATGAAGGTTGTACTTTAAGTGATGCAAAACTATCTCCCTTGCTGCCAAGATTCTATCCACCACTTCCACTACTGAATTCCCAAGTAGACAAGGCATATGCAGAGATGGTGCATGACCATACACCACCTCAAATTGGATAACCTTAGTGGCAGCATGAAATTTGGTATTGTACCAATATTCAGCCAAGGGTAACTAGATAGACCACTGCTTTGGAAAATCTCCACACATGCACCTCAAATATTACTCCAAACACCTGTTTACCACCTCAGTTTGACCATCTGACTGAGGGTGGTAGGTAGAAGAGGTATTAATCTGCACTTTTAGTAACTTAAAAAGTTCTTGCCAAAAAGTGCTAATGAAGACCACATCCTTGTCACTAACAATGCTCTGAGACAAGCCGTGAAGTCTACAGATCTGATCCAGGAATATGTGCAAATATAAATGCTGAATAAGCATGTGACAATGCCAAGAAGTGTGCATACTTACCTAACTTGTCAACCACCACCAAGATGGCTTGTTTACCATGTGCATTAGGTAAACCTTCCATAAAGTCCATGGAAATTCACTCCAAACCTTTTGAGGCACACGTAAAAGTCGTAATAAACCCAAATCAGCAGTATTGTCATATTTGTTGCACTGACAGACATCACATGCAGCCACATAGTTGACTATGTCTTGATACATTCTTCTCTAATAAACCACTGACTTCAACTTCTTTTAGGCAGCATAAACTCCTGAATGCCTCCAACAGCACTAGAATGCCACAAGTGAATTATATTATTCTTGAATTGGCAGTCATTTTCTACCACTAGTCTCCCCATCCTCCTTAACTGCAAGTTGCTCCATGTGTAATAAGGTGAGACCTTAGAAAGATCAAATTGTAATTGAGTGATGAAGTTCTATAGCCTTATATCTATTTGCCATCCCTTTTTAATCACTATCAAAGATCACTGTTAACAATGATGATGGCAAGAGCTTCTCTTGGTTCTGCTAGTTTTCTAAAGAGAGTATCTCTCACCATATTATATGCTTCTTTCCTGTAGTGAAGCTCATAATAAAATCTTACTAGCTTAGCCATCCATTTCTGCTGCATAAGAGTAGGGCTGTCAAtggtccgggtctagacccggacccGAACCGGATCCGTCAAATTtattcgggtatgggtagggatttaattccgttacccggacccggatccggatccattttgccaaacaaaaaaacgggtcggatacgaaatatagtattccgacccgtattggacccggatccggatataaatggattactaatttaaaatatatatatttattaatataatttgattaggatgatgtatttgagtaatcAATATAATTGGACCCGGATCctaatcaatataatttgattaggatgatgtatttgagtaaggttaatttgatttcttttcttatttgattttttttgtattagttagaaattagtttataaatatatgttttttctcatttttgttagaaattataaattttgttagttttttttcgggtagacccggatccggatccgggacccGTCGGATCTGGATCCGGAACATAGAGTAAAGACTCATCGGGTAAACGAGTCGGGTCCGGATCCGATATAGTGTGCCGGGTCCGGGTctggaataatgaattccggcccggacccagCCCGTTGACAAGCCTACATAAGAGTGTTCAATCTTTGTTCCATCATATATTCAATGCTCTAATGGTCATTTTTAATGATAACGTACCTTCCAGGTAGATAAGGTCTCCACTTCTATACAGCAGCAACTATGGCCAATATTTGCACTTTTCCAATATACTATCATATGCTATTCCCCCACACACCTAAATCTTACATTGTCCCCAATgtaaaataaagaataaaagaaaattaatggGGATAACGAAACTTCCTTGATAACTGAGGGGGCCGTCGACAGCTACAGGTGAGGGGCGAATGACTGTGGAGCTCGACGTATGTTGATGGTTGGCGGCGGTGGAGTTcggatggaagaaagaaagaaagaagaaagaaaaagaagagagaaagaaagaaagaaaaagaaaaggaaaaagaaaggaaaaggaagagaaaagaaaagggaaatacGAATGGGAATTGCTCCAATCCGAGCTGGTTTTTTGTACTATTACTTTGCTTCTTGTACGAAGCTTGAAGATGCAGCAAGCgcggaaatttttttttttttacatctgattttgatttttttctttttccttttctgtatttccttttcttttctttctaatttttctgcaaaaacaatcaaatagaaatcaaatgagatggaatgattttttttaaaaaaaaggtaaaaatataaatagagataaataaataaaaataaataataatagttattaacaaatcataaaatgatttatgaaatttttttggtgtctacatatatacacatactaataatttttatatttatatatttttcttatttaatcttacctataattctttcttattttatttactttctctaattaattttatatttttaaaaatataacatctaaaaatatatattaacgAAGAGGACATCCGTTAGACAGGTCCTATTTTATGTAGCATATATGTCTCTACatgaaaaaaacttttttaataGGTATCCCGTTTTTTGACATGAAAAATACCTTTTGACTACATTCTGACTAGCGCCAAAAGCTATCCACTTTTGACATGCTGCCCATGGAGGCCTAATTTTTTTTAGTACTGAATTTGTTTTGGATACGTTAGTATTTCTTGAATTTTAGAAAATGCTTCTCTTTAATAAATGTAAGTTCATTTTAATCTTGATTCGCAAGCTTTTTCTTGAAAATGGTTTGCCATTTCTTATTAGTTGTTACAGTAAATTTAGCATGCATATATGCTTTTTGTCAaaattcaatcatttcaaaagctAGAAGGGAACTTCTAAAATACCTGCatcctcctttttcttttttcttttttattccccccccccccccccccccccccggcttTGTATTCAGAATCAGATTGTGTTcaattagttggaatttggctTTGGAGTTAAAAGGGATTTCCATTTTTTCCTAGGTATTCCACAGCTTGCATAACAAAAGCACAGAGGCGGAAGAAAACCCATGATTAAATCATACAACAGGCTTGTAAGAAAATGCCCACtctgaaaaaatgaaaagttgaaTTTCCTATTTTCAAATTTACATGCAAAAAATGAATAATGACATGCAAGAAATAGTCTGCTATTTCGCCATGTTTCACAGTTTATGAGAAATATATTACAAATAAATCCACATAAATGGTGGGAATAATAACTCAAATATGGTGGGACAAATAAACATACAGGGTGACCCCTGCCAGCTGAGATAACTAGctggtttatttaatttaatagtttGAATACAATAGTAAATCAATGCCATAGCTCAGATACTGACTAAATTTTTCTCCCTGAAGAATTCAACAGCATCTTTTAGGCTGACCTCCAAAGGAGTGAATTGAACTCCCAACCTTTTTGCCTTCTCATTGGAGGCTCTGTAGTTTGGGCTGATAAGGTTGGTATTGTTTGACATTCTGCTGTATGCGGGACAATACACAATTATGGCAAACATAAATAAAGCTTAGGTAATGAAAATGCAAATGTAAATTCAAATGCTTGAAAATCTACTGGACAATTGCCTCATATCTACTGTAAATTGTGCCTTTTTTACGAAGTTTCAAAAGACCTTTTAAAAGATAACTTTAGTTGTGATatgaatgaaatttatttttttctaaaaaaaagcCTAAAACGGAATTTCTATTTTGGAGACAAAGCCAATTTGGTGATATATCCTAGTCCAAAGAAGACCATCTTCTAGAAATCAACCTGAGAAAGAGCTCATTTTTTATGGAACATgagaccaaaagaaaaaaaaaaagaaggcagaAAATTTAGGATTTAGTGTCCTTTAAAAGAGAGTATAAAAATATGTGATACATTTTGGACGTATACAAGGCCATCAGCAAAAGCCTGTAAAGACCTAaacaaggaaaacaagactTACTTATCAGGAAATTGGTGAGTTGGGTAATGCTCATGCAAAATCTTGATGATCTGAGAGGCATTTGCACATCTTTCAACCAGACAATATCTTCCACTTGCAGAAGGGGTTTCAAGGGCAAGAACATGTGCATAGGCAACATCTCTAACATCAACCCAGCTACATGTTGCCTTAGGAAATGGTTCAACCCCTGCATTTGGCACCTAAGATCtttaaacacatttttttgCAGGCTCTTCAGCAACATAAGTGAAACTGTGCATACAATTAAATACAATGTTGTTTGCCATGAAAAGAGTCAAATTTAGAGGCCTTCCAGAAGAAATGTGTTGTATGTACTACTTTGTTCTGTTTTAGTATCAGCAAAGCCACAGAGGGGAGGGAGATGTGAGGAATGAACTAGTTGAGACAATTCAGATAATTGGTGAATAATAAGAAAGATTAATCCCAACAATCTACTAGCTAATCTGTCCCTGGAATTTCTCAGATTTAGAGTTAGGTTTCTCTTTCAAAGgatagtttatttatttatgtgaGGAATAAACAAGCTTTAGCAAGTCTGAACAACATAAACAGTGACTACTCCTAACAAATTTTTCCTCACAATTACCAcccaaaaatttcttttccttcctgtTAATCACATAGAACCTCAATGTTGTTGAAAGGAAGATGCACACAACGTGAATTTCAGATGAAAGATTGTCTTGcaaacctttaaaacatcataAGCTGGTCAGAGTTTATAGCTTGATATATCAGTTCACATTCTGACCTATGTCTGTCAATCATGTGATTAGCCAGCAGTGCCTTGAAATGTTATTAGTCATAAGTTTTTTGTTCTACTGTAACAAAGAAAGTTGTGGTGCATAATAAAGCTATAACTAACATAGATGGAAGAGTCAGTTAGACAATGATTACTAAGGTGattcaataaattttgaaacaaaccCTTTAATAGGTTGAGGAACAAAACAGCGCTCGAATTAACAGATGGCTGCAAGAGAGGACCAATGACCAATCCTGGATGAATTGTAATCACGTCAATGCCATGATCCTTTGCAAATTTCCATGCAGCATTCTCGGCCATGGTTTTTGAAAGTTCATACCAAGACTATCAACACCAAAAAATCAGTAAATGTTGGTAAGATGGTAGCAGAAAGTAATTAGATTTGTAAACTTTAAGAAGTAACATTATAAATTTATACAAATTTGACAAAACCAGCAGCTAACATCAGTTGGAACTATTATTGCTGTAGCTACAGACCACAGAGTGAAAGTATCCTCATTTCCTAGGACAAGCTATGCTCTAAGTGAATAAGTAGATTTCTCAAGGATCCTAGCAATGGTGTAAACTTTTTATATTCAAGGAATGATGCAAAGCACCAGAGTGTCGACATATCCTGATCATCTGATCTCTTAATCCACAAGTTAACAGCAAAACTACAAGGGACCTTGACACTTGAACACATAGAGCCATATTCATGATATTATAGCAGAAGTTCCTTTTCAACTGACCAACCAAATATTCTAGGTGTGTATTCTCAGACAATAGTATAGAGTTTGATAATGCAAGAGATGCATAATTGAGTAGGAAAACTTTCATATTGCTCTTTCCTCGACTATTCCACACTACATTATTAATTTTTCATTAAAGTTAAGTTGTTACTTAGAtagaaggaaagaaagggaCTGACCATTCTGGTCACAAAAATATCCTTCTTTTTGCCTATTAAAGTACCACCAAGTCATGAAGATCCTAACTTAATTATCTCCACAGCTGGGCTAACTCCTCATATGTGTCCCAATAACAAGTTAAAACTAAAGAATTCCAGCATTCCATATTAGATTTTACTGGAAGAAGACAGATAATATGTGTACCTTTTGCTCCTCACAGTATGATGGATCGGAAAACCAACTTTCATCAACTACCACATCCTCCTTTAATTCTCTGTTTTCTGAAACTGCAACCATAGAGGATGTTATAACTACTCTTTTGACAGAAGAAGAATTTGCACATGACCGCAGCACATTCAGTGTTCCACTTACTGCAGGTTCCAGTAGTTCTGCCTATGAAATCAAACCAAGTAAAAAAGGAAGTCATTACCAGTCATAGGTAAGACTATGCTTTTAACCTGCAAAAAACTTATCATTCTGGTATTATGTTTGAGAATTTCACCACAAATGCTGTAAACCTACAGCTTTAGTTACTTAGCTAAAGGATGCATATAGTTGTCTTATCTCCTCTTGCTGCAAAAATAAGTTCTCAGGTCCTTTATTGTTGTTTTTTCCCATATTAGTTACTTAAGACCGATAGAGGAACAACTGAAATAAGTCTCAGATGTGGTCACCAATTAAACCGTTTGGTACCAAATATCAACCGATGAAATTCTGTTCTGGCTTGAACAGGACAGACAGAAAATATAAAAGGTGTAGCTCCCATGAATCCTGCGAACAGATTTTAGCGTGAACACATAATGCATGTTGCAATTTCTTTTAGTGTCTATGAGTCAACCTTGTTCATTGAAATGACTAAAATCAAAGTTCTACAAAGTTACTtaaataaaaatccataaacACAATTTGAGAAACAGACAATGATAAGTGTACTGCATAAAATTTTAAGGCACAATCATTAATAGAAGTTAATCAACTTACAAATGAAGATACATATAATTTGCAGATGCTTGAACATATATTGTAGTTTCTATAAGCTTCTTATTCATTCTGGTATGGGCACGCAAAAGCTATTGGCTCTACACTGGCTGAATAATTAGTTGGTCAAAGCAGGGATTCATTTGCTCCAGGACAAGCTTATAGCTTGCTCTATAACCTTACCCTGACTGACTTACCCAGGAAAATAGTTAGTCGGACCCAATCTACTGCCCAATTGTGGACCA
This portion of the Coffea arabica cultivar ET-39 chromosome 2e, Coffea Arabica ET-39 HiFi, whole genome shotgun sequence genome encodes:
- the LOC113732311 gene encoding phenylacetaldehyde reductase isoform X1 codes for the protein MSGAGEGKMVCVTGASGYIASWLVKLLLERGYIVKGSVRDAYDPERTQHLTSLDGAKERLQLYSANLLEEGSFDAIVEGCEGVFHTASPIKLSFSNPEAELLEPAVSGTLNVLRSCANSSSVKRVVITSSMVAVSENRELKEDVVVDESWFSDPSYCEEQKSWYELSKTMAENAAWKFAKDHGIDVITIHPGLVIGPLLQPSVNSSAVLFLNLLKGVEPFPKATCSWVDVRDVAYAHVLALETPSASGRYCLVERCANASQIIKILHEHYPTHQFPDNRMSNNTNLISPNYRASNEKAKRLGVQFTPLEVSLKDAVEFFREKNLVSI
- the LOC140036203 gene encoding uncharacterized protein; this encodes MYQDIVNYVAACDVCQCNKYDNTADLGLLRLLRVPQKVWSEFPWTLWKVYLMHMICRLHGLSQSIVSDKDVVFISTFWQELFKLLKVQINTSSTYHPQSDGQTEVVIQFEVVYGHAPSLHMPCLLGNSVVEVVDRILAAREIVLHHLKYNLHKAQNRMEQQADQHRSDRQYSARDWVYVKLQL
- the LOC113732311 gene encoding phenylacetaldehyde reductase isoform X2, translating into MSGAGEGKMVCVTGASGYIASWLVKLLLERGYIVKGSVRDAYDPERTQHLTSLDGAKERLQLYSANLLEEGSFDAIVEGCEGVFHTASPIKLSFSNPEAELLEPAVSGTLNVLRSCANSSSVKRVVITSSMVAVSENRELKEDVVVDESWFSDPSYCEEQKSWYELSKTMAENAAWKFAKDHGIDVITIHPGLVIGPLLQPSVNSSAVLFLNLLKGVEPFPKATCSWVDVRDVAYAHVLALETPSASGRYCLVERCANASQIIKILHEHYPTHQFPDKMSNNTNLISPNYRASNEKAKRLGVQFTPLEVSLKDAVEFFREKNLVSI
- the LOC113732311 gene encoding phenylacetaldehyde reductase isoform X3; this encodes MSGAGEGKMVCVTGASGYIASWLVKLLLERGYIVKGSVRDAYDPERTQHLTSLDGAKERLQLYSANLLEEGSFDAIVEGCEGVFHTASPIKLSFSNPEVKSIVLPMTVSENRELKEDVVVDESWFSDPSYCEEQKSWYELSKTMAENAAWKFAKDHGIDVITIHPGLVIGPLLQPSVNSSAVLFLNLLKGVEPFPKATCSWVDVRDVAYAHVLALETPSASGRYCLVERCANASQIIKILHEHYPTHQFPDNRMSNNTNLISPNYRASNEKAKRLGVQFTPLEVSLKDAVEFFREKNLVSI
- the LOC113732311 gene encoding phenylacetaldehyde reductase isoform X4, encoding MSGAGEGKMVCVTGASGYIASWLVKLLLERGYTVKGSVRDAYDPERTQHLTSLDGAKERLQLYSANLLEEGSFDAIVEGCEGVFHTASPIKLSFSNPEAELLEPAVSGTLNVLRSCANSSSVKRVVITSSMVAVSENRELKEDVVVDESWFSDPSYCEEQKSWYELSKTMAENAAWKFAKDHGIDVITIHPGLVIGPLLQPSVNSSAVLFLNLLKGVEPFPKATCSWVDVRDVAYAHVLALETPSASGRYCLVERCANASQIIKILHEHYPTHQFPDKMSNNTNLISPNYRASNEKAKRLGVQFTPLEVSLKDAVEFFREKNLVSI